One genomic segment of Helicobacter enhydrae includes these proteins:
- a CDS encoding YhcH/YjgK/YiaL family protein, with product MAIIGDIETLHHLFGKTIELESLHCAILNICNPNHPLNQKLLSLKKGEQFKEDLDHGIFVIGHCYQLKSEPFFESHQEYFDFQIVIKGYEHFLFGLPKNFQEKIPYDSSKDLIVWESQTAAYNQVKLCANDMIIFAPYDIHSAGFGTGEETQESVYKVIFKVPTKYIKHKL from the coding sequence ATGGCAATTATTGGAGATATTGAAACCCTACATCATTTGTTTGGCAAAACAATAGAGCTAGAAAGTCTGCATTGTGCGATTTTAAACATTTGCAACCCAAACCACCCGCTCAACCAAAAGCTTCTCTCACTCAAAAAAGGAGAGCAATTCAAAGAGGATTTGGATCATGGTATCTTTGTGATTGGGCATTGTTACCAGCTCAAAAGCGAGCCGTTTTTTGAATCTCATCAAGAATATTTTGATTTTCAAATTGTCATCAAGGGGTATGAACATTTTCTCTTTGGATTGCCCAAAAATTTTCAAGAAAAAATCCCCTATGATTCATCAAAAGATCTCATCGTTTGGGAAAGTCAAACAGCAGCATACAATCAAGTCAAACTTTGTGCAAACGATATGATCATCTTCGCCCCATACGATATTCATAGTGCAGGTTTTGGCACAGGAGAGGAAACCCAAGAGAGCGTTTATAAAGTGATTTTCAAAGTGCCAACCAAATACATCAAGCATAAGCTTTAG
- a CDS encoding TatD family hydrolase — protein sequence MIDTHCHLDNEVFLQDFSNVLQEAESEGVDTYIIPGADIFDLPRAIELAEKHSNLYFASGVHPYHAQDFDWERIAQVANHPKCVAIGECGLDFFRLPSEDVEEYKHRQKECFITQIKLAISLDKPLILHVREASAEVAKILREYPKAYGVFHCYNADEMLLEFCDRFYYGIGGVLTFSNAKRLVNVLPKIPRDRVIVETDAPYLTPHPFRGSRNEPKYIPLIVAKIAEVLDLPIESLKEMLEKNTKTLFKFP from the coding sequence GTGATTGATACACATTGTCATTTGGATAATGAGGTGTTTTTGCAAGATTTTTCCAATGTGTTGCAAGAGGCAGAATCAGAGGGTGTGGATACTTATATCATTCCCGGGGCAGATATTTTTGATTTGCCTAGAGCTATAGAACTAGCAGAGAAACATTCCAATCTTTATTTTGCTAGTGGGGTGCATCCCTATCACGCGCAGGATTTTGATTGGGAGAGGATCGCTCAAGTGGCAAATCACCCCAAATGCGTTGCTATCGGAGAATGTGGGTTGGATTTTTTCCGATTGCCTAGTGAAGATGTGGAGGAGTATAAGCACAGGCAAAAAGAGTGTTTCATCACACAAATCAAACTTGCGATTTCTTTGGACAAGCCATTGATTTTGCATGTGCGAGAGGCAAGTGCTGAAGTTGCAAAGATTTTGAGAGAATACCCCAAAGCCTATGGGGTGTTTCATTGTTACAATGCAGATGAAATGTTGTTGGAATTTTGCGATCGTTTTTATTATGGAATAGGGGGGGTTTTGACATTTTCAAATGCCAAAAGGCTGGTGAATGTTTTGCCAAAGATTCCACGCGATAGGGTGATTGTGGAGACAGATGCCCCATATCTGACCCCCCATCCATTCCGTGGCTCAAGAAATGAACCCAAATATATTCCTTTGATTGTTGCCAAAATTGCTGAAGTGCTTGATTTGCCTATAGAATCTCTCAAAGAAATGCTAGAGAAAAACACAAAAACTCTTTTTAAATTTCCTTAA
- a CDS encoding lytic transglycosylase domain-containing protein, translating to MRRIKILLFCMSAFVYANTGKIEQSLVDFKMPQVKTSEGVLNSFDLDVSFLPMLNASNASYTKSVQARWDYFVQKFDQGYEVIPILRSMMNEQGIPQEFLFLAMAESEFSMRAYSPKKASGIWQLMPNTAKELGLTINDYIDERRDPFKSTRAAIKYLKFLKNITGEWYLAAMAYNCGIGRLQRAIKLAGTKDITVLLDPAKAYLPSETRQYIRMILGMSLAFNNADMLKKQDLEYFLNRGATMTITGVEVEAGTLLEDVAKATGLSLNELKKYNKQFKYYFLPPGKGKYTVYLPYDRLARFRQNFKGGKNPNSMFVLHYVQSGESLYSIAKKYKTSIKELKNINEVKSSHLSIKQKLIIPVLKNDYKRLAKKR from the coding sequence TTGAGACGCATTAAAATCCTATTGTTTTGTATGTCGGCTTTTGTGTATGCAAATACGGGCAAGATCGAGCAGAGTTTGGTGGATTTCAAAATGCCTCAAGTCAAAACAAGCGAAGGGGTGCTAAACTCCTTTGATTTGGATGTGAGCTTTTTGCCTATGCTCAATGCCTCCAATGCAAGTTATACCAAAAGTGTTCAAGCAAGATGGGATTATTTCGTTCAGAAATTTGATCAAGGGTATGAGGTGATTCCGATTTTGCGTTCGATGATGAATGAGCAGGGGATCCCTCAAGAATTTTTATTTTTGGCAATGGCAGAATCAGAATTCTCAATGCGTGCCTATAGTCCGAAAAAAGCAAGTGGTATTTGGCAGTTGATGCCAAACACTGCCAAAGAGCTCGGATTGACAATCAATGACTACATCGATGAGCGTAGAGACCCCTTCAAAAGCACGAGGGCTGCTATCAAGTATCTGAAATTTTTGAAAAATATCACGGGGGAATGGTATTTGGCTGCAATGGCTTACAATTGTGGGATTGGTAGATTGCAAAGAGCGATCAAACTTGCAGGAACAAAAGACATTACCGTGCTTTTGGATCCTGCAAAGGCGTATTTGCCGAGTGAAACGCGTCAGTATATCCGTATGATTTTGGGGATGAGCTTGGCTTTTAACAATGCTGATATGCTCAAAAAACAAGATTTGGAATATTTCCTAAATCGTGGGGCGACGATGACGATCACTGGCGTAGAGGTTGAGGCGGGGACATTGCTTGAAGATGTGGCAAAGGCTACAGGTTTATCTCTCAATGAGCTCAAAAAATACAATAAGCAGTTTAAGTATTATTTTCTCCCTCCGGGCAAGGGGAAATACACGGTTTATCTACCTTATGATCGTTTGGCACGATTTAGGCAGAACTTCAAGGGAGGCAAAAATCCAAACTCAATGTTTGTGTTGCACTATGTGCAAAGTGGCGAAAGCCTTTATAGCATTGCCAAAAAATACAAAACAAGTATCAAAGAGTTGAAAAACATCAATGAAGTCAAAAGCTCACATCTCTCTATCAAGCAAAAGTTGATTATCCCTGTTCTCAAAAATGACTACAAAAGACTAGCAAAGAAGCGATGA
- a CDS encoding septal ring lytic transglycosylase RlpA family protein: MSLYRSGSASGAVPSSIFNEKGVDTRGMRESQAIQRATMRPYKIDGKWYYPQKVTLGEKFDGIASWYGPNFHAKKTSNGEIYDMHAHTAASKILPMNTVVRVYNKENGKSTIVRINDRGPFVDGRIIDLSNAAAHDIAMVQKGTAKVQLEVIGFKGVIGVKMNRPQEMNAQLQKEFQIGQTDESVEGGRFAIQVGAFRRQEGAIELKERFAQLKEYKTIVQEQELDDGSIYRVLIDGFRSEEEAQDFLTRHSNIKAKVIIRQ; the protein is encoded by the coding sequence ATGAGTCTCTATCGCAGTGGAAGTGCTTCAGGTGCAGTGCCTAGTAGTATCTTCAATGAAAAAGGGGTGGATACAAGAGGAATGAGAGAATCCCAAGCGATTCAGCGCGCCACAATGCGACCTTACAAAATTGATGGCAAGTGGTATTATCCTCAAAAAGTAACTTTGGGGGAGAAATTTGATGGTATTGCAAGTTGGTATGGACCAAATTTCCACGCCAAAAAGACCTCAAATGGTGAGATTTATGATATGCACGCCCACACAGCAGCGAGTAAGATCCTACCGATGAATACGGTGGTGAGAGTTTATAACAAAGAAAATGGCAAAAGCACCATCGTGCGAATCAACGATAGAGGACCTTTTGTGGATGGGCGTATCATCGATCTTTCAAACGCTGCAGCACACGATATTGCAATGGTGCAAAAAGGCACAGCAAAAGTGCAGTTAGAAGTGATCGGATTTAAAGGTGTGATTGGTGTCAAAATGAATCGCCCCCAAGAGATGAACGCACAATTGCAAAAAGAATTTCAAATCGGGCAAACTGATGAGAGTGTCGAGGGTGGGCGTTTTGCGATTCAGGTGGGGGCATTTAGACGCCAAGAGGGGGCTATCGAGCTCAAAGAGCGTTTCGCACAACTCAAAGAATACAAAACAATCGTTCAAGAGCAAGAGCTTGATGATGGTAGTATTTATCGGGTTTTGATAGATGGATTTAGAAGCGAAGAGGAGGCTCAAGACTTTTTAACGCGTCATAGTAATATCAAGGCAAAGGTGATTATTAGGCAATGA